In the Solibacillus sp. FSL K6-1523 genome, one interval contains:
- a CDS encoding response regulator transcription factor, translating to MTFKLEEHKILIVDDDQHILDLLTVVFEKEGFQNILKASTGAETLLTTIQENPHIILLDVMLPDIDGFTLCSKIRSNTNVPILFLTAKTTDLDKLQGFSFGGDDYITKPFNPLEVVARVKAQLKRSTQIPSSHSRKNVYNYGYFKIDPNTGILIVDDVRIECPTQEMKLLFYFCEHPNRILSKHQIYKDVWGEFYGGDSTVMVHIRRLREKIEKDPSRPKWIRTVRGLGYIFEAGTNEELL from the coding sequence ATGACTTTCAAACTCGAAGAACATAAAATTCTTATTGTCGATGACGATCAGCATATTCTAGATTTATTAACAGTCGTTTTTGAAAAGGAAGGATTCCAAAATATTTTAAAAGCCAGCACAGGAGCCGAGACTTTGTTAACAACAATACAAGAAAATCCTCACATTATATTGTTGGATGTTATGTTACCTGATATTGATGGGTTTACTTTATGTAGCAAAATTCGCTCTAATACAAATGTACCTATATTATTTTTAACAGCTAAAACTACAGATTTAGATAAATTGCAGGGGTTTAGTTTTGGAGGAGATGACTATATTACAAAGCCTTTTAACCCTTTAGAAGTCGTAGCTCGTGTGAAAGCCCAATTAAAGCGTTCTACTCAAATTCCATCATCGCATTCACGTAAAAACGTATATAATTATGGATATTTTAAAATAGATCCCAATACTGGAATACTTATTGTTGATGATGTAAGGATAGAATGTCCTACTCAGGAAATGAAACTTTTATTCTATTTTTGCGAACATCCTAACCGAATTTTGAGTAAACATCAAATTTATAAAGATGTATGGGGGGAATTTTATGGTGGGGATAGTACGGTGATGGTACATATACGACGTTTACGTGAAAAAATAGAGAAAGATCCTAGTAGGCCTAAATGGATAAGAACAGTTCGAGGATTAGGATATATATTTGAAGCAGGCACAAATGAGGAATTATTGTGA